The genome window AGAATGTGATGAAATAAGGGAAGTATGCCCGGAATGCTGTCATGTTCTTTTAGGGAGAATGAAATGCAATGATGAATGTAATGTGCCGTCAATGCTCGTTACGCTAAATATAGTCTAAAACGGAAATGTTTTAGGATACCATTTATCCGGAGGCGGTTATGAAGTATCCAGGCTTCATTAGAATTTAACATTCGGCAGAAGTAAAAAACGAGCTGATTGCCGCTTTGTACAATATGAAGTATATTTAATAAAGCCTTTTGGAAAAATATAATTTATTAATATTCAAGTTGAACGAAATTTATTTGATTGAAATATGCGTACGATAATGCTGGTTGGTGGGATAATCATTGTACTCGTGCTGGGAAAACTTTTCGTTTTCTCTAAGCCGGGAAAGGATAAGCCCTCGGAAGTGAAAGGAGCGGGAAGCAAAGGAGGCGGTTCGTCCGGCGGAGCAGCAGTGCCGGTCAATGTGTATGTTGTTAAAAGAGAAACGATTGAAAATCAGATTTTCGCGTCCGGAACGGTGATTCCCAATGAAGAGGTTAATGTCATGGCCGAAGCATCGGGCAGGTTGGTTTCATTGAATATCAAAGAAGGCGCATTTATTGAAAAAGGTCAGCTTATCGGCAAGATCAACGACCGAGAGTTACAAGCGCAATTGCAGAAAGTTGCTTACAATCAGGATCTTACTAAGAAAATTGAAGCGCGCCAGAAGAAACTTCTGAATGTGGAAGCGATTAATCTGGAAGAGTATGATGTTACTTCGAATAACATCAGGATCCTGGAAGCTGAAAAGGAAGTCCTGGAAGCGCAGCTGGAAAAAACGGAGATCAGGGCACCATTCAGTGGCCGCGTAGGATTGAAATACATTAGCGAAGGCGCATATCTGGCGCCGGGTACGCCCATCGTGACCATCGTTCAGAGCAATCCGGTAAAGGTGGATTTTACTGTCCCGGAAAAATACGCGCCTAACATCAGAGTTGGTAATGTTGTGAAGTTCAATCTCGACGGTGATGCCTCAACTTACAATGCGAAAATCCTCGCAATAGATCCAAAAGTGGAGGAAAGTTTACGAACGCTGAAAGTGCGGGCCATAGCGCCAAATCCTGCGGGGCGGTTTGTTCCGGGGATGTTTGTGAAGATCCTGGCAGACCTGGATGCCAACAAATCGGCCATGATGATCCCTACCGAAGCCATTGTGCCGGTTTTGAAAGGAAA of Dyadobacter chenhuakuii contains these proteins:
- a CDS encoding efflux RND transporter periplasmic adaptor subunit — translated: MRTIMLVGGIIIVLVLGKLFVFSKPGKDKPSEVKGAGSKGGGSSGGAAVPVNVYVVKRETIENQIFASGTVIPNEEVNVMAEASGRLVSLNIKEGAFIEKGQLIGKINDRELQAQLQKVAYNQDLTKKIEARQKKLLNVEAINLEEYDVTSNNIRILEAEKEVLEAQLEKTEIRAPFSGRVGLKYISEGAYLAPGTPIVTIVQSNPVKVDFTVPEKYAPNIRVGNVVKFNLDGDASTYNAKILAIDPKVEESLRTLKVRAIAPNPAGRFVPGMFVKILADLDANKSAMMIPTEAIVPVLKGKKVFVVKNGKAQEVMVVTGLRTDKKIQIIEGLQPGDSLITSGIIAIKPNTAVRVN